One genomic window of Haloferax mediterranei ATCC 33500 includes the following:
- a CDS encoding aldehyde ferredoxin oxidoreductase family protein: protein MTELGGYHDRVARVDLSEDDIRYEGIDDEDAKKYIGARGLGVKYVFDQGPDVDPLGPDNLLAFMTGPLTGTQTVMSGRIAVVTKSPLTGTVTDSHHGGWSGARLKWSGLDGLLFTGKADHPVYAVVEDGDVTLHSAEHIWGWGVHDTIDELESEVDGQLGKNLSVMAIGPGGENGVRFGCIVNEDDRASGRGGTGAVMGSKNLKAVVVKSGTKMPKPADPETFKQGYQQAMQLIRESEVTAPNEGGLSLYGTNVLMNATEEMDGLPTRNGRYTSTSSEAAANPTDHNIEAEKVSGENVRENILVDEPTCHSCPVACKKEVEVTTTVKGEEMNVRGESYEYESAFALGPNSMNDDRDKIAVMINLCNDLGIDTIEAGNMIAMAMEMTEQGKLDTLDEDIEWGDADEMIELLERIANRDGDLGDLLAGGATHIAETMDAHENSLAVKGQTIPAYDPRSMKGMGIGYATSNRGACHLRGYTPSAEILGIPEKYDPHEWEGKGDLVALFQDMHAISDSFDICKFNAFAEGIEEYVLQYNGMTGRDVTEEELLETGDRIYTLERYYNNLVGFDGSDDSLPGRFIPGDEAVPGQGGSEGQLCELEEMKEEYYARRKWVDGVVPDERLDELGIDIGPGTGVSRGDSSAPADD from the coding sequence ATGACCGAACTTGGTGGCTATCACGACAGAGTCGCGCGTGTGGACCTGTCGGAGGACGATATTCGATACGAGGGCATCGACGACGAGGACGCAAAGAAGTACATCGGGGCACGGGGGCTCGGCGTCAAATACGTGTTCGACCAGGGGCCGGACGTGGACCCGCTTGGCCCCGACAACCTACTCGCGTTCATGACAGGACCGCTAACGGGCACACAGACCGTGATGAGTGGTCGTATTGCGGTCGTGACGAAGTCTCCGTTGACGGGGACGGTCACTGACTCGCACCACGGCGGTTGGAGTGGTGCCCGGCTCAAGTGGTCCGGTCTCGACGGCCTGCTTTTCACCGGGAAGGCCGACCACCCGGTGTATGCTGTCGTCGAAGACGGCGATGTGACGCTCCACAGCGCCGAACACATCTGGGGATGGGGCGTCCACGACACCATCGACGAACTCGAAAGCGAGGTCGACGGCCAACTCGGCAAGAACCTCTCGGTGATGGCTATCGGACCGGGTGGCGAAAACGGCGTCCGCTTCGGCTGTATCGTCAACGAGGACGACCGGGCGTCAGGCCGCGGTGGCACGGGTGCCGTCATGGGGTCGAAGAACCTCAAAGCCGTCGTCGTCAAATCCGGCACGAAGATGCCGAAGCCCGCCGACCCCGAGACGTTTAAACAGGGCTACCAGCAGGCGATGCAACTCATCCGCGAGTCGGAAGTCACCGCTCCGAACGAAGGCGGCCTGTCACTGTACGGAACGAACGTCCTGATGAACGCGACCGAGGAGATGGACGGGCTTCCGACCCGCAACGGGAGATACACGTCTACGTCGAGCGAGGCGGCGGCGAACCCAACAGACCACAATATCGAAGCCGAGAAAGTCTCCGGCGAGAACGTCCGCGAGAACATCCTCGTCGACGAACCGACGTGTCACTCCTGTCCGGTCGCCTGCAAGAAGGAAGTCGAGGTGACCACGACGGTCAAAGGCGAGGAGATGAACGTCCGCGGCGAGTCCTACGAGTACGAATCGGCGTTCGCGCTCGGCCCGAACTCGATGAACGACGACCGCGACAAGATTGCGGTCATGATTAACCTATGTAACGACCTCGGCATCGACACCATCGAGGCTGGCAACATGATTGCCATGGCGATGGAGATGACCGAGCAGGGCAAACTCGACACCCTTGACGAGGATATCGAGTGGGGCGACGCCGACGAGATGATCGAGCTCCTCGAACGCATCGCCAACCGCGACGGCGACCTCGGCGACCTGCTCGCGGGCGGCGCAACCCACATCGCCGAGACGATGGACGCCCACGAGAATTCGCTCGCCGTCAAGGGCCAAACTATCCCGGCGTACGACCCCCGCTCTATGAAAGGCATGGGCATCGGTTACGCCACCTCGAATCGTGGTGCATGCCACCTGCGTGGCTACACGCCATCTGCCGAGATTCTCGGCATCCCCGAGAAGTACGACCCTCACGAGTGGGAAGGCAAGGGCGACCTCGTCGCGCTTTTCCAGGACATGCACGCCATCTCGGACTCGTTCGACATCTGCAAATTCAACGCGTTCGCGGAGGGCATCGAAGAGTACGTCCTGCAGTACAACGGCATGACCGGCCGCGACGTGACCGAGGAAGAACTCCTCGAAACCGGCGACCGCATCTACACCCTCGAACGCTATTACAACAACCTCGTCGGCTTCGACGGGTCGGACGACTCGCTGCCGGGTCGCTTTATCCCCGGCGACGAGGCAGTTCCGGGACAGGGTGGCTCCGAAGGCCAACTGTGCGAACTCGAAGAGATGAAAGAAGAGTACTACGCGCGCCGCAAGTGGGTCGACGGCGTCGTTCCCGACGAGCGCCTCGACGAACTCGGCATCGACATCGGCCCCGGCACGGGCGTCTCCCGCGGCGACTCGTCGGCACCGGCGGACGACTGA
- a CDS encoding AzlD domain-containing protein has product MTTSYDPITVWGVIVLAGALTFAIRGSFVYLFGRIDELPPRAKSALNYVPAAVFAALVFPPLVAPAGDLSVSLGNERLVAGVLAALAAWYTERVIVTIAVGMGALWFLRFVV; this is encoded by the coding sequence ATGACGACGAGTTACGACCCCATCACCGTTTGGGGGGTCATCGTCCTTGCGGGCGCACTCACCTTCGCCATCAGAGGCTCGTTCGTCTACCTGTTCGGCCGTATCGATGAGCTTCCACCGCGAGCCAAGTCAGCTCTCAACTACGTGCCTGCGGCCGTTTTTGCGGCGCTCGTCTTCCCGCCTCTCGTCGCTCCCGCGGGCGACCTTTCGGTCTCACTCGGCAACGAACGACTCGTGGCTGGCGTGCTCGCCGCGCTCGCGGCGTGGTACACAGAGCGCGTTATCGTCACCATCGCCGTCGGGATGGGTGCGCTCTGGTTCCTCCGGTTCGTGGTCTGA
- a CDS encoding AzlC family ABC transporter permease, producing MPTLPSDFLDGVRDAAPLHLGIAPFGLVAGVAAVEQGLSIFHAIGFSSVVFAGASQLAMIELLGADAPLAIVVGTAVVVNLRMLMYSASIAPHFRDFAARSKAVSSYLLTDQAYALSIARYGRDGETDRFAYYFGVAASLWVVWQFATIAGALLGTGLPPEWGFEFAAPLVFLALLVPALKNRAAAASGLTGGVVAVAVVVAGVPFHLDIIVAAVVGVLAGLAVESFGGEL from the coding sequence ATGCCAACACTCCCCTCTGACTTTCTCGATGGTGTTCGGGATGCAGCACCGCTCCACCTCGGCATCGCTCCCTTCGGCCTCGTCGCGGGTGTCGCCGCCGTCGAACAGGGTCTTTCGATATTCCACGCGATTGGATTCTCCAGCGTCGTCTTCGCGGGTGCCTCGCAACTGGCGATGATAGAACTCCTCGGTGCCGACGCGCCGCTCGCTATCGTCGTCGGAACCGCCGTCGTCGTGAACCTCCGGATGCTGATGTACTCGGCTTCTATCGCCCCGCACTTCCGGGATTTCGCCGCGCGGTCGAAAGCGGTCTCGTCGTATCTCCTCACCGACCAGGCATACGCGCTCTCTATCGCTCGCTACGGTCGCGATGGCGAGACCGACCGATTCGCATACTACTTCGGCGTCGCCGCCTCGCTGTGGGTCGTCTGGCAGTTCGCGACTATCGCTGGCGCGCTCCTCGGGACGGGACTCCCACCCGAATGGGGCTTCGAGTTCGCCGCTCCGCTGGTGTTTCTCGCGCTTCTCGTCCCCGCTCTGAAGAACCGTGCCGCGGCGGCCTCGGGCCTCACCGGTGGCGTCGTCGCAGTCGCGGTCGTCGTCGCCGGGGTTCCGTTCCACCTCGACATCATTGTCGCCGCCGTCGTCGGCGTCCTCGCCGGTCTAGCGGTCGAATCGTTCGGGGGTGAACTGTAG
- a CDS encoding ubiquitin-like small modifier protein 1: protein MELELRFFATFREVVGQKTIHWRVDDGSTVGNVLHSLEAEYDGFSGQLIENGDIRPHVNVLKNGREVVHLDGLETDLEDGDAVSVFPPVAGG from the coding sequence ATGGAACTCGAATTACGTTTTTTCGCGACGTTTCGGGAGGTGGTCGGACAGAAGACGATTCACTGGCGGGTCGACGACGGCTCGACGGTCGGCAACGTACTGCACTCACTCGAAGCCGAGTACGATGGGTTCTCCGGTCAACTCATCGAAAATGGTGATATTCGACCCCACGTGAACGTGCTGAAGAATGGACGCGAAGTGGTCCACCTCGATGGTCTCGAAACTGACCTCGAAGACGGGGATGCAGTGAGCGTTTTCCCACCTGTTGCCGGTGGTTGA
- a CDS encoding HalOD1 output domain-containing protein, protein MSTITTAIAHQKDERERTRVWYDCDRTESISEAVLSAASEHADCDTSELPPLSSYTDIDALNTLFGDNSPGAPSLSGATLEFSYGALVVTVDSAGLIEIQNKSRL, encoded by the coding sequence GTGTCTACTATCACTACTGCCATCGCACATCAAAAGGACGAACGTGAACGGACGCGGGTCTGGTACGACTGCGACCGTACAGAATCTATCTCGGAGGCCGTACTCTCGGCTGCGAGTGAGCATGCAGACTGTGATACGTCGGAATTACCACCGCTGTCCTCGTATACCGACATCGACGCGCTCAACACGCTTTTCGGGGATAACAGCCCCGGAGCACCTTCGTTATCTGGTGCAACACTCGAGTTCTCATACGGAGCGCTCGTCGTCACTGTCGATTCGGCCGGTCTCATCGAAATCCAAAATAAATCGCGGCTGTGA
- a CDS encoding archaea-specific SMC-related protein, with product MNNSEAFEAGTVRIRNIGGIDERTVTLSPGVTVLTGRNATNRTSFLRALMGACGSDAVSLKGDADEGSVELELNGRTFTRILKRENGQVTLDGTPYLQDTTTADLFAFLLGSNEARQAVITKRDLHEVIMAPVDTDAIEAEIERLQTERKQVEGRLESLESLESEQQSLETKRGELEAKIEDLEAERDRLAERIDEEDQTVETQRENQAELDAVLSDLQSARSDLETVRFRLQSERESVESLRQERSELEAELDSFEATDIDHSEVTTRIDQIRTQIESLNKTISELQTVIQYTEDVLDGKADLVEDSLGGDAETGAVTDQLVSSSMITCWTCGTEVERDQIQQTTGRLREVRDEHREQRSELRRELDDLESDLRAAEKSQTQRQQARQKLDRLEDELDRRTDQIESLTDQREELADRVEELETEASELRGQAEGDLIELHKELNEVEFTLDRTRDDLAAVHDDLEALDAKFDKRSSLKDEREQLTADLEDARTRIQSLTSSAVEAFNEEMETVLGLLGYENIERVWLEQVERRVREGRRKVRQTQFELHIVRESDSGAVYEDSIDHLSESEREVIGLVFALAGYLVHEVYEDVPFMLLDSVEAIDSERIAALVDHFEQYPSFLVAALLPEDAQALDSAYDRVKWGDGVASSA from the coding sequence ATGAATAACTCAGAGGCATTTGAGGCAGGAACTGTTCGAATTCGAAATATTGGGGGGATCGATGAACGTACTGTTACCCTCTCACCCGGTGTAACCGTTCTCACCGGTCGGAACGCGACTAACCGAACGTCGTTCCTTCGCGCACTCATGGGTGCGTGCGGTAGCGACGCGGTCAGTCTCAAAGGTGACGCGGACGAGGGGTCTGTCGAACTCGAACTTAATGGGCGAACGTTCACACGAATCCTCAAACGGGAAAACGGGCAGGTCACGCTCGACGGCACGCCGTATCTTCAGGATACGACAACCGCGGACCTGTTCGCGTTTCTCCTTGGGTCGAACGAGGCGCGACAGGCGGTCATCACGAAGCGTGACCTCCACGAGGTCATCATGGCACCGGTCGATACCGACGCCATCGAAGCGGAAATCGAGCGCTTGCAGACCGAGCGGAAACAGGTCGAAGGTCGGCTTGAATCGCTCGAATCGCTCGAATCCGAACAGCAGTCGCTCGAAACCAAGCGGGGGGAACTCGAAGCGAAGATCGAAGACCTCGAAGCCGAGCGTGACCGACTCGCGGAGCGTATCGACGAAGAGGACCAGACAGTCGAGACACAGCGCGAGAACCAAGCGGAGTTGGATGCCGTCCTCTCGGACCTTCAGTCGGCGCGCTCGGACCTCGAAACAGTTCGGTTCCGTCTCCAGAGCGAACGCGAGAGCGTGGAGTCGCTCCGACAGGAGCGCTCGGAACTCGAAGCAGAACTCGACTCGTTCGAAGCGACCGACATCGACCACAGTGAGGTCACGACGCGCATCGACCAGATTCGAACGCAAATCGAATCGCTGAACAAGACGATTTCCGAACTTCAGACGGTTATCCAGTACACGGAGGACGTACTGGACGGTAAAGCCGACCTCGTCGAGGACTCGCTCGGCGGAGACGCTGAGACCGGTGCAGTCACCGACCAACTGGTCTCGTCGAGCATGATTACCTGCTGGACATGTGGCACCGAAGTCGAGCGCGACCAGATTCAGCAGACAACGGGTCGACTTCGCGAGGTCAGAGACGAACACCGCGAACAGCGCTCCGAACTCCGCCGCGAACTCGACGACCTCGAAAGTGACCTACGAGCCGCAGAAAAATCGCAGACGCAGCGGCAGCAGGCACGGCAAAAACTCGACCGTCTCGAAGACGAACTCGACCGTCGAACCGACCAAATCGAGTCGTTGACCGACCAGCGAGAGGAACTCGCCGACCGCGTCGAGGAACTGGAAACCGAAGCGTCCGAGCTTCGTGGGCAGGCCGAAGGGGACCTCATCGAACTGCACAAGGAACTCAACGAAGTCGAGTTCACCCTCGACCGAACGCGAGACGACCTCGCGGCGGTACACGACGACCTGGAGGCACTCGACGCGAAGTTCGACAAGCGCTCGTCGCTCAAAGACGAGCGCGAGCAACTGACCGCCGACCTCGAAGATGCGAGAACTCGAATTCAGTCGCTTACGTCGTCTGCCGTCGAGGCATTCAACGAAGAGATGGAGACGGTTCTCGGTCTCCTCGGGTACGAAAACATCGAGCGCGTCTGGTTAGAACAGGTCGAACGCCGAGTTCGTGAGGGTCGCAGGAAGGTCCGACAGACGCAGTTCGAACTCCACATCGTCAGAGAGTCCGACTCCGGCGCGGTGTACGAAGACTCTATCGACCATCTCAGTGAGAGCGAACGCGAGGTTATCGGTCTCGTGTTCGCACTCGCGGGCTATCTCGTCCACGAAGTGTACGAGGACGTTCCGTTCATGCTCCTCGATTCAGTGGAAGCCATCGATTCCGAACGTATCGCGGCGTTGGTCGACCACTTCGAACAGTACCCGTCGTTCCTCGTCGCTGCGCTCTTACCCGAAGACGCACAGGCACTCGACTCGGCGTACGACCGCGTCAAGTGGGGCGACGGCGTCGCCTCATCGGCATAA
- the rdfA gene encoding rod-determining factor RdfA, with the protein MRDTGTKVSRRGGRGPKIERIADRYGITGLGDELVDAWLGEGREQRSLRELEGDVNRRVIQAALDEAGAHVLDGEVDNFYRLLTSDDVTAGSRTEARNTLREKGVDVDQLEADIISYQSVYNYLKRHRNVERKSSDDDQTAAESGLNTIRKLRSRLRTVTIDVIDRLVKAEEVVIGAYEVEVDIRVTCTDCETRMTPAALLSSGHCNCDHAVDE; encoded by the coding sequence ATGCGAGATACAGGAACCAAGGTCTCCCGCCGCGGTGGACGGGGTCCAAAGATCGAACGAATCGCAGACCGATACGGAATCACCGGTCTCGGCGATGAACTCGTCGACGCATGGCTCGGTGAAGGCCGAGAACAGCGGAGCCTCCGTGAACTCGAAGGGGACGTAAACAGACGGGTTATCCAGGCCGCCCTCGACGAAGCAGGCGCACACGTCCTCGACGGCGAAGTTGACAACTTCTATCGACTCCTGACGAGCGACGATGTGACTGCGGGTAGTCGCACCGAAGCACGGAACACGCTTCGGGAGAAGGGCGTTGATGTCGACCAGTTGGAAGCAGACATCATCTCCTATCAGTCGGTCTATAACTACCTCAAACGACATCGGAACGTCGAACGCAAATCCAGCGATGACGACCAGACCGCGGCTGAATCCGGACTGAACACGATTCGAAAGCTTCGGTCTCGACTACGGACGGTTACAATCGACGTTATCGACCGTCTAGTCAAGGCCGAGGAAGTCGTCATCGGCGCGTACGAGGTCGAAGTGGACATCCGCGTAACCTGTACAGACTGCGAAACACGAATGACACCGGCGGCGCTGCTCTCCTCCGGGCACTGTAACTGCGACCACGCAGTAGACGAGTAG
- a CDS encoding DUF1616 domain-containing protein, translating into MAARSDWRLYFPEPIRALPADLAVVLATVVLTLIAALTPGLNQTPLRDIIGLPFVLFVPGYTLIAALFPECGPTSNEPDGDYSGIDGIERVALSFGASIAVSPLIGLVLNFTPWGLRLVPILTAVGGFTVVTLVFASVRRNALPEDERFAVPYETWIDAAKGELFDPDSSTDAVLNVVLVVSLLLATTSVGYVVAVPNDGGESFSELYLLTEDGDELVADNYPETLVQGEPTSLVLGIGNQEHRPVNYTTVVLLQRVEVENNSTTVLEEERLKTFSPQLEHNETWHQEHQIQPTMTGERLRLTYLLYKEAPPESPTIENAYQEVHLWVTVRPE; encoded by the coding sequence ATGGCGGCGCGCTCAGACTGGAGACTTTACTTTCCCGAGCCGATTCGAGCCCTTCCGGCCGACCTCGCCGTAGTGCTCGCAACAGTCGTACTGACGCTCATTGCGGCACTCACACCCGGACTCAACCAGACACCGCTTCGAGACATCATCGGCCTCCCGTTCGTTCTATTCGTTCCCGGATACACACTCATCGCCGCACTCTTCCCCGAGTGTGGTCCAACATCGAACGAACCAGACGGCGACTACAGCGGAATCGACGGTATCGAGCGGGTCGCACTCTCGTTCGGGGCGAGTATCGCTGTCTCCCCCCTCATCGGACTCGTCCTTAACTTCACGCCGTGGGGGCTTCGACTCGTCCCTATCCTCACCGCAGTGGGCGGGTTTACCGTTGTCACTCTCGTATTTGCGTCGGTCCGTCGGAACGCACTCCCCGAAGACGAGCGTTTCGCCGTCCCGTACGAGACGTGGATCGACGCGGCGAAGGGAGAGCTTTTCGACCCCGATTCCAGCACGGACGCGGTATTGAACGTCGTCCTCGTCGTGAGTCTGCTCCTCGCAACGACGTCTGTTGGCTATGTCGTTGCAGTGCCCAACGACGGCGGCGAGTCCTTCAGCGAACTGTACCTTCTCACCGAAGACGGAGACGAACTCGTGGCAGACAATTATCCTGAAACACTCGTTCAGGGTGAACCCACCTCGCTCGTCCTCGGTATCGGTAATCAGGAACACCGGCCGGTGAACTACACCACGGTCGTGTTACTCCAGCGGGTCGAAGTGGAGAACAATTCTACGACCGTCCTCGAAGAAGAGCGACTCAAGACGTTCTCACCGCAACTCGAACACAACGAGACGTGGCACCAGGAACACCAGATTCAGCCGACGATGACCGGTGAGCGCCTCCGACTGACGTACCTACTCTACAAGGAAGCGCCGCCGGAATCGCCGACTATCGAGAATGCGTATCAAGAAGTTCACCTCTGGGTCACGGTTCGCCCCGAGTAA